Proteins found in one Campylobacter suis genomic segment:
- a CDS encoding dynamin family protein translates to MLKDFVDAYKREYFKLFSNDFYGQFKRFENALLEPKFHPSSELKSELKRLDAFIQDQVSIAIIGQFSSGKSTFINALLGAEILPTGATPVTAKITHIRYGTQPILRVHYKNGSQTLNDISEIANFVDQRVFNADINELCIYAPSEILKHVNFIDTPGLNSLSKDDTEATKGILNNVCAVIWLSLIDNAARASELDELRLLKDKSAICVLNQMDKLNKTEINRALSHAKTTYNNSFSAIIPLSAKQAISAILSNDQALLEHSNFNEVLKQIKINFQNDELKQNFILKKCQELTTLCASQHDEIANIHDKAAQILNKFDENLKANLQNIKGEFLPKVELAFKEIKEVAKEVSDEILSSLKPKTMTRFQSQKTLLNSKKITPLTYEVLTLDSDEIFSKLIYNDVKFTKFLRSYKREIALLEAELKKKIDELYDKLSYEFMVYKSEFENIRKSASIYSDIEFATLRTQSGQVYELYLREFELAKIAKIQKLSMFFEKLNLKVVANYENAIKITVYFFKDKIENARISHEKDPLHFALFIPSANETYERVLTSLNLYEFENEMLSQSSFLNRALAELQDQYHDICKQKLKEIKELKLRHEKLKDEFLKIEFKFGANAPK, encoded by the coding sequence ATGCTTAAAGACTTTGTAGATGCTTATAAAAGAGAGTATTTTAAGCTATTTTCTAATGACTTTTATGGTCAATTTAAGCGCTTTGAAAACGCTCTTTTAGAGCCTAAATTTCACCCCAGTTCTGAGCTTAAAAGTGAGTTAAAGCGCCTTGATGCTTTTATACAAGATCAAGTGAGTATAGCCATCATAGGACAGTTTTCAAGTGGAAAATCAACTTTTATAAACGCCCTTCTTGGAGCAGAAATTTTGCCAACTGGCGCAACACCAGTTACAGCAAAAATAACGCACATAAGATATGGCACGCAGCCTATTTTAAGAGTTCACTATAAAAACGGAAGCCAAACGCTAAATGATATAAGTGAGATAGCAAATTTTGTCGATCAGCGTGTATTTAACGCGGATATAAACGAGCTTTGTATCTATGCACCAAGCGAGATTTTAAAGCATGTAAATTTTATAGACACTCCTGGATTAAACTCGCTTTCAAAAGATGATACAGAAGCTACAAAAGGTATTTTAAATAATGTTTGTGCGGTCATTTGGCTAAGCCTTATCGATAATGCCGCAAGGGCAAGCGAGTTAGATGAGCTAAGACTTTTAAAGGATAAAAGCGCAATTTGCGTGCTAAATCAGATGGATAAACTCAACAAGACCGAGATCAATCGTGCTTTATCACACGCAAAAACAACTTACAACAACAGCTTTAGCGCCATTATCCCACTTTCAGCAAAGCAAGCTATAAGCGCCATCTTATCAAACGATCAAGCACTTTTAGAGCACTCAAATTTCAATGAAGTTTTAAAACAAATAAAGATAAATTTTCAAAATGATGAACTAAAGCAAAATTTTATCCTTAAAAAATGTCAAGAGCTAACCACGCTTTGTGCTAGCCAGCACGACGAGATAGCAAACATACATGACAAAGCAGCACAAATTTTAAATAAATTTGATGAAAACTTAAAAGCAAACCTTCAAAACATAAAGGGTGAGTTTTTGCCAAAGGTAGAGCTTGCTTTTAAAGAGATAAAAGAGGTTGCAAAAGAGGTTTCAGACGAAATTCTATCAAGTCTAAAACCAAAAACCATGACACGGTTTCAAAGCCAAAAAACTCTACTAAACTCCAAAAAAATAACCCCTCTTACATATGAAGTTTTAACTCTTGATAGTGATGAAATTTTCTCAAAACTGATCTATAATGATGTGAAATTTACTAAATTTTTACGAAGCTATAAGCGTGAAATCGCATTGCTTGAAGCAGAGTTAAAGAAAAAAATAGATGAGCTATACGATAAGCTTTCGTATGAATTTATGGTGTATAAGTCTGAGTTTGAAAATATCAGAAAAAGTGCTAGCATATACTCAGATATAGAATTTGCGACACTTAGAACGCAGTCTGGGCAAGTTTATGAGCTATATTTGCGTGAGTTTGAGCTTGCAAAGATAGCCAAAATCCAAAAACTATCAATGTTTTTTGAAAAGTTGAATCTAAAAGTCGTCGCAAATTATGAAAATGCGATAAAAATAACCGTCTATTTTTTCAAGGATAAGATAGAAAATGCGCGTATCTCGCATGAAAAAGACCCTTTGCATTTTGCTCTTTTTATCCCGAGTGCAAATGAGACTTATGAGCGAGTTTTGACATCATTAAATTTGTATGAGTTTGAAAATGAGATGCTCTCTCAAAGCTCTTTTTTAAACAGGGCTTTAGCCGAGCTACAAGACCAATACCACGATATTTGCAAGCAAAAACTAAAAGAGATAAAAGAGCTAAAACTAAGACACGAGAAGTTAAAAGATGAGTTTTTAAAGATAGAGTTTAAATTTGGGGCAAATGCCCCAAAATAA
- a CDS encoding OprD family outer membrane porin yields the protein MKLGKLSLVAAFALGGLSTVNAADTLAEAFTNGKLAGTVQAHYTDYTDERPQGHPGFPNENIFGLGIELGYVTDPLYGFRLGLSGQGWGSISPSNEVKTWSNKEWYANGFVLSEAYLGYTLGKTDIKAGRQYVGSPVVAGNPTRAFKEAFEGVSVKNTDIANTELFAGWFYKFQGRSKVATGSNDTGAPLFRDRVILGGLGPVAFEFDNIFTAAVTNKSIEGLKLTAAYGLVTDVDPTKGMLRAKAFANHGKSDVNLIFAEASYTVPVSNFKLGFDVNYKGSRVDGWMDKANLDGDMLGLRVRLADLYGFSASYAYTRMGNDDLVFGAGNGAASYTMLPIFGPYQWTGYAKMDTHKIQLGYDFGAVGVKGLNAGVHLVKGEQGTQSKTTYNTISAGDHMDVKGYSLTLGYNASEFVKGLSTNVTYTSLTREKFDAAGAKTEQDTEELWIKVAYKFNLLN from the coding sequence ATGAAACTAGGTAAACTTAGTTTGGTTGCTGCTTTTGCTCTCGGGGGTTTGAGTACAGTAAATGCGGCAGATACACTTGCAGAGGCTTTTACAAATGGCAAACTTGCTGGAACAGTTCAAGCACATTATACTGACTATACGGATGAAAGACCACAAGGTCACCCTGGCTTTCCAAATGAAAATATCTTTGGACTTGGCATAGAACTTGGCTATGTAACCGATCCGCTTTATGGATTTAGATTGGGCTTAAGCGGACAAGGCTGGGGCAGTATAAGTCCTAGCAATGAGGTAAAAACTTGGTCAAATAAAGAGTGGTATGCAAACGGCTTTGTTTTGAGCGAGGCTTATCTTGGCTATACTCTAGGCAAGACTGATATAAAAGCTGGTCGTCAGTATGTAGGCAGTCCAGTTGTCGCTGGAAATCCAACAAGGGCTTTTAAAGAGGCATTTGAGGGTGTTAGTGTGAAAAATACTGATATAGCAAATACTGAACTCTTTGCTGGTTGGTTTTATAAATTTCAAGGAAGAAGTAAAGTTGCAACTGGCTCAAACGATACTGGTGCACCGCTATTTAGAGATAGGGTGATACTTGGTGGTCTTGGACCGGTGGCATTTGAGTTTGATAACATCTTTACAGCAGCAGTTACAAACAAGTCTATCGAAGGACTAAAGCTTACAGCTGCTTATGGCTTGGTAACAGATGTTGATCCGACAAAGGGTATGCTACGAGCAAAGGCTTTTGCTAATCATGGAAAAAGCGATGTAAATTTAATCTTTGCGGAAGCTAGCTATACTGTGCCTGTATCAAATTTCAAGCTCGGATTTGATGTAAATTATAAGGGCTCAAGAGTTGATGGCTGGATGGATAAGGCAAATTTAGATGGCGATATGTTAGGTCTTCGCGTAAGACTTGCAGATCTTTATGGATTTAGTGCATCTTATGCCTATACAAGAATGGGTAATGACGACTTAGTTTTTGGTGCAGGAAATGGGGCAGCATCTTATACTATGCTACCTATTTTTGGACCGTATCAATGGACCGGATATGCTAAGATGGATACGCATAAAATTCAACTTGGCTATGACTTTGGTGCTGTTGGCGTAAAAGGTCTTAACGCTGGAGTTCATCTAGTTAAAGGCGAGCAAGGCACTCAAAGTAAAACTACCTACAACACAATATCAGCGGGAGACCATATGGATGTTAAAGGATACTCTTTAACACTTGGGTATAATGCAAGTGAATTTGTTAAAGGTTTAAGCACAAATGTAACTTACACATCTTTAACAAGAGAGAAATTTGATGCAGCAGGTGCAAAGACTGAGCAAGACACTGAAGAGCTATGGATAAAAGTAGCTTATAAGTTTAACCTACTTAACTAA
- a CDS encoding DJ-1 family glyoxalase III: MKKVALFLADGFEEIEALSVVDILRRAEISIVCVSLDDSELVRGAHDIYVKSELSFSQFKPNEFDAIILPGGLPGAFNLAKNKKLLEILREFDKANKMIAAICAAPMVLAEAGVLKTKFTCYPGFESNIKCENTSYTAETNVIKEANIITSCGPATAMEFALFLVKELCGDEKFKSLKSDLLFKN; this comes from the coding sequence ATGAAAAAAGTTGCGCTATTTTTAGCTGATGGTTTTGAAGAGATCGAGGCTTTAAGTGTCGTTGATATTTTGCGTAGAGCCGAAATTTCCATAGTTTGCGTATCGCTTGATGATAGCGAACTAGTGCGCGGGGCACATGATATTTATGTTAAAAGTGAGTTAAGTTTTAGCCAGTTTAAGCCAAACGAATTTGATGCTATCATCCTTCCTGGTGGGCTTCCTGGTGCTTTTAATCTAGCTAAAAACAAAAAATTACTTGAAATTTTAAGAGAATTTGATAAAGCTAATAAGATGATAGCAGCTATCTGTGCCGCACCTATGGTCTTAGCAGAAGCAGGAGTTTTAAAGACAAAATTTACTTGCTATCCTGGCTTTGAAAGCAACATAAAATGCGAAAATACAAGCTATACAGCTGAGACAAATGTCATAAAAGAAGCCAACATTATCACATCTTGCGGGCCAGCTACGGCTATGGAATTTGCTCTATTTTTAGTAAAAGAGCTTTGTGGTGATGAGAAGTTTAAGAGTCTAAAAAGTGACTTACTTTTTAAAAACTAA
- a CDS encoding glutamate--tRNA ligase family protein: MIKQNSKVISRIAPTPSGYLHTGNALNFILTYLYTKAQNGTLHLRIDDYDAQRCKDEYIQNIFDTLEFLGINYDFGAKSVSEFWQKFSFTHRMQSYKIALKSLKLNHETYACQCSRNTTNAYKNGIYTKICKDKNLNFAKDKTAIRICIDETSELGAVVASQMGDLILWKKDNTPSYNFASVVDDELLGVNLLVRGADLKECSNAQLYIAKRLNLAFVNANFIHHELISQNSKKLSKSHGAPAINLCQKPQPYYLLAAKSLGLKQTCASSLENLLNEFVINFNLL; this comes from the coding sequence ATGATAAAACAAAACTCCAAAGTTATTTCAAGGATAGCTCCTACCCCAAGTGGCTACTTGCACACTGGAAATGCCCTAAATTTCATACTAACTTATCTATACACAAAAGCACAAAATGGCACTTTACACCTTCGTATTGATGATTATGACGCACAAAGATGTAAAGATGAGTATATACAAAATATCTTTGATACGCTCGAGTTTTTAGGGATAAACTATGACTTTGGAGCAAAGAGTGTGAGTGAATTTTGGCAAAAATTTAGCTTTACTCATCGTATGCAAAGCTACAAAATAGCGCTAAAAAGCCTAAAACTAAACCATGAAACCTACGCTTGCCAGTGCTCAAGAAACACCACAAATGCCTATAAAAACGGCATATACACAAAAATTTGCAAAGACAAAAATTTAAACTTTGCAAAAGATAAAACAGCTATTAGAATTTGCATAGATGAGACAAGCGAGCTTGGCGCAGTGGTGGCAAGCCAGATGGGCGATCTTATACTTTGGAAAAAAGACAACACACCTTCATATAATTTTGCCAGTGTCGTTGATGATGAGCTTTTAGGTGTAAATTTACTCGTTCGTGGTGCCGATCTAAAAGAGTGCTCTAATGCACAGCTTTATATAGCAAAAAGGCTAAATTTAGCCTTTGTAAATGCGAATTTCATACACCATGAGTTAATTAGTCAAAATAGCAAAAAGCTCTCAAAAAGTCACGGCGCACCAGCTATAAATTTATGCCAAAAGCCACAACCCTACTATCTACTTGCAGCAAAAAGTCTTGGCCTAAAACAAACCTGTGCCAGCAGTTTGGAAAACCTACTAAACGAATTTGTGATAAATTTTAATCTTTTGTAA
- a CDS encoding RNA recognition motif domain-containing protein has translation MNIYVGNLSYRMTDAELREAFVPFGEVKRAKIVMDRETNRSKGFGFVEMDDDAAAQKAIDALNGQDVGGRALRVNEARPRD, from the coding sequence GTGAATATTTATGTTGGGAATTTGTCATATCGCATGACAGACGCAGAACTTAGGGAGGCGTTTGTGCCATTTGGTGAGGTAAAACGCGCTAAGATTGTTATGGATCGTGAAACAAACCGCTCAAAAGGCTTTGGTTTTGTTGAGATGGACGATGACGCAGCGGCTCAAAAAGCCATAGATGCGTTAAATGGTCAAGATGTTGGCGGTCGCGCTCTAAGAGTAAATGAGGCTCGCCCAAGAGACTAA
- a CDS encoding fumarate reductase iron-sulfur subunit, giving the protein MSRKITIRAFKYNPLSKISKPHFATYELEETPGMSLFIALNMIREKFDPDLSFDFVCRAGICGSCGMLVNGTPKLACRTLTKDYDSGVIELMPLPVFKLLKDLSVDTGNWMNAMSKRVESWIHTDHEPEIAKLEEKVEPEVAQEVFELDRCIECGICVAACGTAIMRPDFIGAVGLNRVARFKIDALDKRTDEDFYELIGDDDGVFGCMSLLACEDNCPKHLPLQSRIAYMRRKMAAQK; this is encoded by the coding sequence ATGAGTAGAAAAATAACAATTAGAGCGTTTAAATACAATCCGCTCAGTAAAATTTCAAAGCCACATTTTGCCACTTATGAGCTTGAAGAAACACCGGGGATGTCGCTTTTTATCGCATTAAACATGATAAGAGAGAAATTTGATCCAGATCTGAGCTTTGACTTTGTTTGTCGTGCAGGGATTTGTGGTAGCTGTGGTATGCTAGTAAATGGTACGCCAAAGTTAGCGTGTAGAACGCTTACGAAGGATTATGATAGTGGTGTTATCGAACTTATGCCACTTCCTGTATTTAAACTACTTAAAGATTTAAGTGTTGATACTGGAAACTGGATGAATGCCATGAGTAAGCGTGTAGAAAGCTGGATACACACAGATCATGAGCCTGAGATAGCAAAACTTGAAGAAAAAGTTGAGCCAGAAGTGGCACAAGAGGTCTTTGAGCTTGATCGCTGCATTGAGTGTGGAATTTGCGTAGCAGCATGTGGAACAGCGATAATGAGACCTGACTTTATAGGTGCTGTCGGACTTAACCGTGTAGCTAGGTTTAAGATAGATGCACTTGATAAGAGAACAGATGAGGACTTTTACGAGCTTATAGGCGATGATGATGGTGTGTTTGGTTGTATGAGCTTGCTAGCTTGTGAGGATAACTGTCCTAAGCACCTACCACTTCAAAGTCGCATAGCATATATGCGTAGAAAAATGGCTGCACAAAAATAG
- a CDS encoding phosphoribosylaminoimidazolesuccinocarboxamide synthase, which produces MQFALKKIYSGKVRDLYEIDEKRMLMVASDRLSAFDVILDDPIPKKGEILTQISNFWFKKLSHIMPNHFTGESVYDVLPKEQADAIKDRAVVVKRLTPLKIESIVRGYLTGSGLKDYKKTGMVCGIKLEDGLVEASKLPEPIFTPSSKAEVGEHDENITYAQCEKLIGADMAAKVREVSLELYKEAAQYALSRDIIICDTKFEFGLDENGTLTLMDEVLTPDSSRFWSVSTYEVGVNPPSFDKQFIRDWLEASGWNKQAPAPKIPDEIIAKTAAKYQEALDLLTK; this is translated from the coding sequence ATGCAATTTGCTCTTAAAAAAATTTATTCAGGAAAGGTTCGAGATCTTTACGAGATCGATGAAAAGCGTATGTTAATGGTAGCAAGCGATCGCTTGTCAGCATTTGATGTTATCCTTGATGATCCGATCCCAAAAAAGGGCGAGATCTTAACGCAAATTTCAAATTTTTGGTTTAAAAAACTATCACATATAATGCCAAACCACTTCACTGGTGAAAGCGTATATGATGTGTTGCCAAAAGAGCAAGCAGACGCCATAAAAGATAGAGCTGTAGTCGTAAAACGCCTAACACCACTAAAAATCGAGTCTATCGTGCGTGGTTACCTAACTGGCAGTGGATTAAAAGATTATAAAAAAACTGGTATGGTCTGTGGCATTAAGTTAGAAGATGGACTTGTTGAAGCTAGCAAACTGCCTGAGCCGATATTTACGCCATCAAGTAAGGCAGAGGTCGGAGAGCATGATGAAAATATCACTTATGCACAGTGCGAGAAGCTTATAGGCGCTGATATGGCAGCAAAAGTGCGTGAAGTATCTCTTGAGCTATATAAAGAAGCCGCGCAGTACGCACTAAGTCGTGATATAATTATCTGTGATACAAAATTTGAGTTTGGTCTTGATGAAAATGGCACACTAACACTAATGGATGAGGTTTTAACGCCTGACTCTAGTCGTTTTTGGTCTGTTAGCACATATGAAGTAGGAGTCAATCCTCCATCATTTGATAAGCAATTTATCCGCGACTGGCTTGAGGCTAGTGGATGGAACAAGCAAGCTCCAGCACCAAAAATCCCAGATGAAATCATTGCAAAAACAGCCGCAAAATATCAAGAGGCACTTGACCTACTTACAAAATAA
- a CDS encoding SelT/SelW/SelH family (seleno)protein: MQVKITYCNSUNYRPVASRVEDELVKNFDGVKVEKVIGDGGNFIVEVDGEVVFSKKDLIGTSEPRFPHGDEITRLIKAKVA, translated from the coding sequence ATGCAAGTAAAAATCACTTACTGCAACTCTTGAAACTATCGTCCTGTAGCTTCTCGGGTAGAAGATGAACTTGTTAAAAATTTCGATGGTGTCAAGGTTGAGAAGGTCATTGGTGACGGCGGAAATTTCATCGTTGAGGTTGATGGAGAGGTTGTCTTCTCTAAAAAAGATCTTATAGGAACCAGTGAGCCTCGTTTCCCACATGGCGACGAGATAACTCGCCTTATTAAGGCAAAAGTCGCTTAA
- a CDS encoding dynamin family protein: MREFLDRFWQHSRLVLDKNKSLSFDEELLAVVLATNEENFDRFITLKEFRQILQMLKLRADTFSVQSAQISSLNYLKQGKISTTKIIKSLEILEKELILKSEDFLYLKELIMQISDQNEKTSTQDTKNTDFFHDKKERLNVLYEQLLNSASHCQERLKEQKQKIDELKFTVVVTGVINAGKSSLLNALLGKKILGTSNVPETVNLTILTHSHKPFAKVSFWSESELNELGIIPKISHKQAEICIDTNELKNYTSAKNDLSELVKCVTLYEDLDLVRDNICIVDTPGIDDAVFLREQLVREYMSECDMMVHLMNASQSASKKDIEFLLHSIKNSHIAHLCIVLTHSDMLAEKELSEVANYTLKSIHNALKEANLEEISKSLNIFVVSSKRFEEGKNNSGVQEFKAFLYETFFGEDNQKASLAIKVYQNELSQICAFELAKIEEKLLILLSSSNEVKEKILRSSKLLNQLETHSKKIDELAKTELAKLDINALDASFKTALTQLGTNTKDRLLNEVAYAKKSGKMDIKRANYILQTALNDGILALARQKRNEILALINSCTQTLMLNFTELNLQNQSVIFNIGEYMTSQNIKLNYAKLFEKIAKTINTNELESALNAALSEFLEDEKLSHFVSNLANFEKEKFRANLTAKLDEELARQRQKLHELNEYSSLLARQNNKILQLSDELNAKKVKFSEILKELKDA; the protein is encoded by the coding sequence ATGCGTGAGTTTTTAGATAGGTTTTGGCAGCATTCAAGGTTGGTTTTAGACAAAAATAAGTCTTTAAGTTTTGATGAAGAGCTTTTAGCTGTTGTATTAGCAACAAATGAAGAAAATTTTGATAGATTTATAACACTAAAAGAATTTAGGCAAATTTTACAAATGCTTAAACTAAGGGCTGATACTTTTAGTGTGCAAAGTGCACAAATATCGTCTTTAAACTATTTAAAGCAAGGCAAAATTTCTACAACAAAAATTATAAAATCGCTTGAAATTTTAGAAAAAGAGCTTATTTTAAAGAGTGAGGATTTTTTATATCTAAAAGAGCTTATAATGCAAATTTCAGACCAAAACGAAAAAACCAGCACGCAAGATACAAAAAATACAGACTTTTTTCACGATAAAAAAGAGAGACTAAATGTCCTTTATGAACAGCTGCTAAACAGTGCGAGTCATTGCCAAGAAAGGCTAAAAGAGCAAAAGCAAAAGATAGATGAGTTAAAATTTACAGTCGTGGTTACTGGGGTCATAAACGCTGGTAAATCAAGCCTACTAAATGCTCTTTTGGGCAAAAAGATACTAGGCACTTCAAATGTTCCAGAAACTGTAAATTTAACCATTCTAACGCACTCACATAAGCCATTTGCTAAAGTCAGTTTTTGGAGCGAGAGCGAGCTAAATGAGCTTGGTATAATCCCAAAAATTAGCCACAAACAAGCTGAAATTTGCATTGATACCAACGAGTTAAAAAACTATACTTCAGCCAAAAATGATCTAAGCGAGCTTGTAAAATGCGTAACCTTATACGAAGATCTTGATCTTGTGCGAGATAACATCTGTATCGTTGATACGCCCGGCATTGATGATGCTGTATTTTTAAGAGAGCAGCTCGTGCGTGAATATATGAGCGAGTGTGATATGATGGTACATCTTATGAATGCAAGCCAAAGCGCAAGCAAAAAGGATATCGAATTTTTATTGCACTCTATCAAAAATTCTCACATCGCTCACCTTTGCATAGTCCTAACCCACTCTGATATGCTTGCAGAAAAAGAGCTAAGCGAAGTGGCAAATTATACTTTAAAAAGTATTCATAATGCACTAAAAGAAGCTAATCTTGAGGAAATTTCAAAGAGTTTAAACATCTTTGTTGTGAGCTCAAAAAGATTTGAAGAAGGTAAAAATAATAGTGGCGTGCAAGAATTTAAAGCATTTTTATATGAGACATTTTTTGGAGAAGATAACCAAAAAGCAAGCCTGGCGATAAAAGTATATCAAAACGAATTAAGCCAAATTTGTGCATTTGAGCTAGCTAAGATCGAGGAAAAACTGCTCATCTTGCTTAGTTCAAGTAACGAAGTAAAAGAGAAAATTCTGCGTTCAAGTAAACTTTTAAACCAGCTTGAAACCCATAGTAAAAAAATAGATGAACTAGCAAAAACAGAGCTTGCAAAGCTTGACATTAACGCACTTGACGCTAGTTTTAAGACTGCTTTAACACAGCTTGGTACAAATACTAAAGATAGACTTTTAAATGAAGTTGCCTATGCTAAAAAAAGTGGCAAGATGGATATAAAAAGAGCAAACTACATACTACAAACTGCTCTAAATGATGGCATTTTAGCTCTTGCTCGTCAAAAACGCAACGAGATACTAGCTCTCATAAACTCATGCACTCAAACTCTGATGTTAAATTTTACCGAACTAAATTTACAAAACCAAAGCGTCATTTTTAACATAGGCGAATATATGACATCACAAAACATCAAGCTTAATTACGCAAAGTTGTTTGAAAAAATAGCAAAAACCATAAACACAAATGAGCTTGAAAGTGCACTAAATGCGGCATTAAGTGAATTTTTAGAAGATGAAAAGCTAAGTCATTTTGTATCAAATCTAGCAAATTTTGAAAAAGAGAAATTTAGAGCAAATTTAACCGCAAAACTAGACGAAGAGCTTGCCAGACAAAGGCAAAAGCTTCATGAACTAAATGAGTACTCAAGCTTACTTGCTAGACAAAATAATAAAATTTTACAATTAAGCGATGAGCTAAATGCAAAAAAGGTAAAATTTAGCGAAATTTTAAAGGAGTTAAAAGATGCTTAA
- a CDS encoding DMT family transporter, giving the protein MKISENRADIGMIFVAIAFGLGYLPTSWAIATNGVFSVLFWRFLLAALIAGVIFLKTLKTASVDDIKFGVILGLFLFVGFVSQTFAFRHAASSSVAFIIGLNVALVPFIASALFKHKIYSYAYIGIVLAIIGLYLIGNTQVGFGLGEVLALVCATAYSFHIVLTNRFVQNCNLVNMVYFEILTLVFLCAVAIGFFDGENFVPNIDKNFIICMLIVGVLGTAFAFFAQALMQKFTTPVKTAIFFTLEPVTAGVMGYFVGAEHLSGYQILGAGFILLGVLVSEIGSFLKARKS; this is encoded by the coding sequence ATGAAAATAAGTGAAAATAGAGCAGACATAGGCATGATATTTGTTGCCATCGCCTTTGGGCTTGGCTACCTACCAACATCGTGGGCGATAGCTACAAATGGAGTATTTTCGGTACTTTTTTGGCGTTTTTTACTAGCAGCACTGATAGCTGGAGTAATATTTTTAAAAACACTAAAAACCGCAAGCGTAGATGATATTAAATTTGGCGTTATTTTAGGGCTATTTTTATTTGTTGGTTTTGTAAGCCAAACATTTGCATTTAGGCACGCCGCAAGCTCTTCAGTAGCCTTTATCATAGGACTTAATGTAGCTCTCGTGCCATTTATAGCAAGTGCGCTTTTTAAGCATAAAATTTACTCCTACGCCTATATCGGGATCGTGCTTGCCATCATCGGTCTTTATCTTATCGGTAACACGCAAGTAGGCTTTGGGCTTGGCGAAGTGCTTGCACTTGTGTGTGCGACGGCCTACTCTTTTCACATCGTGCTTACAAATCGCTTCGTACAAAACTGCAATCTCGTAAACATGGTATATTTTGAAATTTTAACACTAGTTTTTCTTTGCGCGGTTGCCATAGGCTTTTTTGATGGGGAAAATTTTGTGCCAAATATAGATAAAAACTTTATCATTTGTATGCTTATAGTTGGTGTTTTAGGTACGGCATTTGCATTTTTTGCACAAGCTTTAATGCAAAAATTTACAACCCCTGTAAAAACAGCGATATTTTTTACCCTTGAGCCAGTTACGGCTGGAGTTATGGGGTATTTTGTCGGAGCAGAACATCTAAGCGGCTATCAAATTTTGGGTGCTGGCTTTATCTTGCTTGGAGTTTTAGTAAGCGAAATAGGCTCATTTTTAAAGGCAAGAAAAAGCTAG